One stretch of Oryzias latipes chromosome 7, ASM223467v1 DNA includes these proteins:
- the LOC101159013 gene encoding phosphatidylinositol 4,5-bisphosphate 3-kinase catalytic subunit gamma isoform has product MRKSPARLRNRSEQQRSLETFINDPDRRPDMATSRPSENLLKFICELQPEPGAVQMFKGDDQSLSVDYESVSVVIPAQCSVHQLRLRICAQAQEQNCLTDPFAILDPKKYALLYARDDDLYEAYDDCQVLRTLDIPWSKEDSCCLSAYILVKPMVVVVDTEEMKRQQQSLTYLVGHDLEEDATDRLDELTFTRRKLASLRRQELRNRDDVQYTTDPWVTSAPITDELQEWLNRRLPVTFHYMSKISFSVEVDINATPEVLLQVFVKVIEDQGLECDTSKDLVLKVTGREEYFTGNHTLINFLWVRRCLITNQELHLSVLPVSHVVPETVQFVDWPLVDGFSGKFSSHNDLTLQEKDLDDIFMISLWDCNRKFRVKLLGFDIPEMPNKSQQMVYVEASLLYGNKSMFSVSSSAKLLADEVLWNEWLDFDVLLSDLPRGVKLSLTINAKDSDTTSAAKEQKQSSTNKASESLKIKGNVLFFVSLLLIDHRSVLSQGPFTLHMWPYLHKEHDQADRLSSATNPDKANSMAISILLDRYRFPVVLPNAFSDNAPSSSASLFLPSSSNTDPLSPDESIPQFTDSPTLRSPTSVASCRRRSFKMGSVQYSSSFPQFLRKVEWMNRKAVEDVHWLLENWDPLEVDLPVALELLSMDFVDEVVRRLAVKRLEALSNDDLLMYLLQLVQTLKVEPFHDSFLARYLIQRALRSKRIGHFFFWFVRSEVVSGQYFRERMAVILEAYLLGCGAAMINSFIQQVQAVEALQEVAIRIKNLYPDKTNLDSTTPLKLQELLRNSNLPNEFVLPFDPRVKAGKILLENCKVMASKKKPLWLEFSPMPSPISSSPVGIIFKEGDDLRQDMLVIQTLVIMDSIWQEKSLDLNLIPYGCIATGHNIGMIEIVRNAVTLAAIQKSFGGSAGAFKNNALFEWLKSKCPLQEIHYKTVERFVKSCAGYCVAMYVLGIGDRHNDNIMITDQGNLFHIDFGHILGNRKQFLGMKRERVPFVLTPDFLYVMGRVKSHNSLYFQKFVDTCIQAYLLLRPHSQLLVTLFSLMLLTGIPELSTSEDMRYLKEVLQQEQTDAEAKEHFLQQISECQKQGWTVQTNWWIHMVAGIR; this is encoded by the exons ATGAGGAAGTCACCGGCTAGGCTCAGAAACCGGTCAGAGCAGCAAAGAAGCTTGGAAACCTTCATAAACGATCCGGACCGTCGACCAGATATGGCGACTTCACGCCCCTCAGAGAACCTGTTGAAGTTCATCTGTGAGCTTCAGCCTGAACCTGGTGCTGTGCAGATGTTCAAAGGGGACGACCAGAGTCTCAGCGTGGATTATGAGTCTGTGTCAGTCGTCATTCCTGCACAATGCAGCGTTCATCAGCTGCGGCTGCGCATCTGTGCGCAG GCACAAGAACAAAACTGTCTCACAGATCCGTTTGCTATACTGGATCCCAAGAAGTATGCACTGCTGTATGCCCGAGATGATGATTTGTATGAGGCCTACGATGACTGTCAGGTTCTCAGGACGTTGGACATTCCATGGTCAAAGGAGGACTCCTGCTGTCTGTCGGCGTACATACTTGTAAAACCTATGGTGGTGGTGGTTGATACCGAGGAGATGAAGAGACAGCAGCAGAGTTTGACTTACCTGGTGGGACACGACTTGGAGGAAGACGCCACTGACAGACTTGATGAGCTCACGTTCACTCGCAGGAAGCTGGCGTCACTAAGAAGACAGGAGCTGAGGAATCGGGATGATGTGCAGTACACCACGGATCCCTGGGTAACATCTGCCCCCATCACCGATGAGCTCCAGGAATGGCTCAACAGACGGCTCCCAGTCACTTTTCACTACATGAGCAAGATCAGCTTCAGTGTAGAGGTTGATATTAATGCAACACCTGAAGTTCTTCTCCAGGTTTTTGTAAAAGTGATAGAAGACCAAGGGCTTGAATGTGATACCAGTAAGGATCTGGTGTTGAAGGTTACAGGCAGGGAAGAATATTTCACTGGAAACCACACCCTCATCAATTTTCTGTGGGTTCGCCGGTGTTTGATCACCAACCAGGAACTCCACCTGTCAGTGCTTCCTGTGTCCCACGTCGTGCCTGAAACTGTCCAGTTTGTGGACTGGCCGCTAGTTGATGGTTTCAGTGGAAAGTTCAGCTCACACAACGACCTCACGCTCCAGGAGAAGGATCTGGACGACATCTTCATGATATCCTTGTGGGACTGCAACAGGAAGTTTAGAGTCAAACTGCTCGGTTTTGACATTCCTGAAATGCCAAACAAAAGCCAGCAGATGGTTTATGTCGAAGCGTCCTTACTTTATGGTAACAAGTCCATGTTTTCCGTGTCCTCCTCTGCCAAGCTCTTGGCGGATGAAGTGCTGTGGAATGAGTGGTTGGACTTTGATGTTCTGCTCAGTGATCTGCCGCGTGGAGTCAAGCTGAGTCTCACCATCAACGCAAAAGACAGTGACACGACGTCGGCAGCCAAAGAGCAGAAGCAGAGCTCAACCAACAAGGCATCCGAGTCCCTGAAGATCAAAGGCAACGTCCTCTTCTTCGTCAGTCTCTTACTCATTGATCACAG ATCTGTGCTGAGCCAGGGTCCCTTCACCCTGCACATGTGGCCTTACCTTCACAAGGAGCACGATCAGGCCGACAGGCTGTCCTCTGCAACCAACCCGGACAAAGCCAACTCCATGGCCATCAGCATCCTGCTGGACCGCTACAGATTCCCTGTGGTCCTCCCAAATGCCTTCAGTGACAATGCCCCTTCCTCCAGTGCTTCCCTCTTTTTACCGTCATCCTCCAACACAGATCCCCTCAGTCCTGATGAGAGTATCCCTCAGTTCACTGATAGTCCTACTCTCAGATCTCCAACTTCAGTTGCCAGCTGCAGAAGGAGGTCTTTTAAAATGGGGAGTGTCCAATATTCCTCCAGTTTCCCTCAGTTCCTGCGCAAGGTTGAGTGGATGAACCGCAAAGCGGTTGAAGACGTCCACTGGCTGCTGGAGAACTGGGATCCTCTGGAAGTGGACCTGCCGGTGGCCCTGGAGCTGTTGAGTATGGATTTTGTAGATGAGGTGGTGAGGAGACTTGCAGTGAAGAGACTGGAGGCCCTGTCCAACGACGACCTGCTCATGTATTTGCTGCAGCTGGTCCAG ACCTTGAAGGTGGAACCGTTCCACGACAGCTTTCTGGCTCGGTACCTGATCCAAAGAGCTCTGCGG AGCAAGAGAATTGGCCATTTCTTCTTCTGGTTCGTCCGCAGTGAGGTGGTCAGCGGTCAGTACTTCAGGGAGCGTATGGCTGTGATTTTGGAGGCCTACCTGCTGGGCTGTGGTGCAGCCATGATCAACAGCTTTATCCAGCAGGTCCAGGCGGTGGAGGCCCTGCAGGAAGTGGCCATAAGAATTAAGAATCTTTACCCTGACAAAACCAACCTGGATTCCACAA ctcctctcaagctgcaggagctgctcaGAAACAGTAATCTGCCAAATGAATTCGTGCTTCCCTTTGACCCCCGGGTCAAAGCCGGAAAGATCCTG CTGGAAAATTGCAAGGTGATGGCCAGCAAGAAGAAACCTCTGTGGCTGGAGTTTTCTCCCATGCCTTCACCCATCTCCTCCTCGCCTGTGGGGATAATCTTCAAAGAGGGGGACGACCTCAGGCAGGACATGCTGGTCATTCAG ACGCTGGTGATCATGGATTCCATCTGGCAGGAAAAATCTCTGGATCTCAATCTAATTCCATATGGATGCATCGCCACAGGACACAACAttg GCATGATTGAAATAGTGAGAAATGCGGTGACTCTGGCTGCGATCCAGAAAAGCTTTGGGGGGTCTGCGGGAGCCTTTAAGAACAACGCTCTGTTTGAGTGGCTCAAGTCCAAGTGTCCCCTTCAAGAAATA CACTACAAGACAGTGGAGAGGTTTGTGAAGTCCTGTGCCGGGTATTGTGTAGCCATGTATGTTCTGGGGATTGGAGATCGACACAACGACAACATCATGATCACAGACCAAG GAAATCTGTTTCACATCGACTTTGGTCACATTCTGGGAAACAGGAAGCAGTTTTTGGGCATGAAGAGGGAGCGTGTGCCGTTTGTCCTCACTCCCGACTTCCTGTATGTCATGGGCCGCGTTAAGAGTCACAACAGCCTCTACTTTCAGAAGTTTGTG GACACCTGCATCCAGGCATATCTCCTGCTGCGCCCCCACTCTCAGCTGCTGGTCACTCTCTTCTCGCTCATGCTGCTCACGGGCATCCCAGAGCTCAGCACCTCGGAGGACATGCGCTACCTGAAGGAGGTGCTCCAGCAGGAGCAGACTGATGCCGAGGCCAAGGAGCACTTTCTGCAGCAGATCTCTGAATGTCAAAAACAGGGCTGGACCGTGCAGACCAACTGGTGGATCCACATGGTGGCAGGTATAAGGTAG
- the LOC101159262 gene encoding olfactory receptor 14I1-like → MWDTEAPNISIGCVWPKNNGTARGTERLQDADYLFRFLLPELAVPALICLFVLLTVFSLAVNVLTLSSIGRSDDPSWQPRFTFCRNLMLSDLLQTVTFGPAVIHCLIHRRTMVSSSWCYVQYFVGSASVFTSLVTITCMALERYLYVCYAIYYVVILTERRLRQIMAAVWVYSISISTVMISLLLLRGAEDKSDSAVTMGLLCEPDVLEQHMGSPRHLAIFRKFFGAFTLLLCLLVHAVSYFRMYKDARNAVVPFNAVNVKARKTVVFYCGMLFLQLLPLLIKVTSDALWEFQGTGVLETSQARGNCQQKQGPTATAAALHVSLLILLLVPPCINPLVYGLRNAEVRLALCKLLRRRRNRGAPFVEEDALSYFRMYKDARNAVVSFNQ, encoded by the exons ATGTGGGATACGGAGGCGCCCAACATCAGCATCGGGTGCGTCTGGCCCAAGAACAACGGCACGGCGCGCGGGACGGAGAGACTCCAGGATGCAGACTACCTGTTCCGCTTCTTGTTGCCTGAGCTGGCGGTCCCTGCGCTGATCTGTCTGTTTGTACTACTGACAGTCTTCTCCCTCGCGGTGAACGTGCTCACCCTGTCCAGCATCGGGCGCTCCGACGACCCGTCCTGGCAACCGCGCTTCACCTTCTGCAGGAACCTGATGCTGAGCGACCTCCTGCAGACCGTCACGTTCGGTCCGGCGGTCATCCACTGCCTCATCCATCGCCGGACGATGGTGTCCAGCTCCTGGTGTTACGTTCAGTACTTCGTGGGCTCGGCGAGCGTGTTCACCAGCCTCGTTACCATCACCTGCATGGCGCTGGAGCGGTACCTGTACGTGTGTTACGCCATCTACTACGTGGTTATCCTGACGGAGCGGCGCCTGCGGCAGATCATGGCGGCGGTGTGGGTCTACTCCATCTCCATCAGCACCGTCATGATAAGTCTGCTGCTGCTCCGGGGCGCAGAGGACAAGAGCGACTCGGCAGTCACCATGGGGCTGCTGTGCGAGCCAGACGTGCTGGAGCAGCACATGGGCTCCCCGCGCCATCTCGCCATATTTCGCAAATTTTTTGGTGCCTTCACTCTGCTGTTGTGCCTGCTGGTCCACGCGGTCTCCTACTTCAGGATGTACAAGGACGCGCGCAACGCGGTGGTCCCGTTCAACGCAGTGAACGTGAAGGCGCGCAAGACGGTGGTGTTCTACTGCGGCATgctgttcctgcagctgctgcctcTGCTCATCAAAGTCACCTCGGACGCGCTGTGGGAGTTCCAGGGCACCGGCGTGCTGGAAACTTCTCAGGCTCGAGGCAACTGCCAGCAGAAGCAGGGCCCCACGGCCACGGCGGCCGCGCTCCACGTGTCGCTACTGATCCTGCTCCTGGTGCCTCCGTGCATTAACCCGCTGGTGTACGGGCTGCGGAACGCGGAGGTCCGCCTGGCGCTGTGCAAGCTGCTCCGGAGGAGACGGAACAGGGGCGCGCCGTTTGTAGAGGAA GATGCGCTGTCCTACTTCAGGATGTACAAGGACGCGCGCAACGCGGTGGTCTCGTTCAACCAGTGA